Proteins encoded by one window of Streptomyces sp. NBC_01571:
- a CDS encoding SDR family NAD(P)-dependent oxidoreductase, whose translation MSVRFSGRTALVTGAGSGIGRTTALAFAAEGAHVVVAGRTAAPLDETVALIEARGGKALAVPADVSRAADWRDLVGAAVDRFGSLDVAVNNAAVFRGGTPLADLAEADWHAQVDINTTGVFLALQAQIRQMRTQPSGGAIVNIASTIGVHTRRPGVAAYAASKAAVTALTRAAALDHIADGVRINVVSPGAAATTMSLRPGESEAERVERVRHELPLGRVSRTEEVAAAVLYLASEDAASVVGTDLVVDGGGAL comes from the coding sequence GTGAGCGTCCGCTTCTCCGGCAGGACCGCCCTCGTCACGGGTGCCGGATCCGGCATCGGCCGCACCACCGCCCTGGCGTTCGCCGCCGAGGGCGCGCACGTCGTCGTCGCCGGGCGCACCGCCGCCCCGCTGGACGAGACGGTCGCGCTGATCGAGGCGCGCGGCGGCAAGGCGCTGGCCGTGCCCGCCGACGTGTCGCGCGCCGCCGACTGGCGGGATCTGGTCGGGGCGGCCGTGGACCGCTTCGGCTCACTCGACGTGGCGGTCAACAACGCGGCCGTCTTCCGCGGCGGAACACCGCTCGCCGACCTCGCGGAGGCGGACTGGCACGCACAGGTCGACATCAACACGACCGGCGTTTTCCTGGCTCTCCAGGCCCAGATCCGGCAGATGCGGACCCAGCCGTCCGGCGGCGCGATCGTCAACATCGCCTCCACCATCGGCGTGCACACCCGGCGCCCGGGCGTCGCCGCCTACGCCGCGTCCAAGGCGGCCGTCACCGCGCTGACCCGCGCCGCGGCCCTCGACCACATCGCCGACGGTGTCCGGATCAACGTCGTCAGCCCCGGCGCGGCCGCCACCACGATGTCGCTGCGCCCCGGGGAGTCGGAGGCCGAGCGGGTCGAGCGCGTGCGGCACGAACTGCCGCTGGGCCGGGTGTCCAGGACGGAGGAGGTGGCCGCGGCCGTCCTGTACCTGGCCTCCGAGGACGCGGCGTCGGTCGTCGGCACGGACCTGGTGGTGGACGGCGGCGGGGCGCTCTGA
- a CDS encoding oxidoreductase has product MAAWNVNDIPDQSGRTAVVTGANSGIGYVTARELARRGARVVLACRSEARGSEAGDRIVSEVPGADLEFVRLDLGDLDSVGEFASTYDQVHGERLDLLVNNAGVMALPQGRTTDGFETQFGVNHLGHFALTGLLLPALLNTPDARVVTVSSMMHALSNIDIDDLDSERPSYRRWVAYARSKTANLLFTHELARRLAATGSDVVAAAAHPGYAATNLQTAGPRMAGRKGAERFMEIGNRVFGQSPQAGALPTLYAATAPGVRPDSFTGPSFAMWRGAPAESWRTGWTRNDTAGERLWDVSEQLTGVSYDALKA; this is encoded by the coding sequence ATGGCCGCGTGGAACGTGAACGACATCCCCGACCAGAGCGGTCGTACGGCCGTCGTCACCGGCGCCAACAGCGGAATCGGCTATGTGACGGCGCGTGAGCTCGCCCGGCGTGGAGCGCGGGTCGTGCTGGCCTGCCGCAGCGAGGCGCGGGGGAGCGAGGCGGGTGACCGGATCGTCTCCGAAGTACCCGGCGCCGACCTGGAGTTCGTGCGGCTGGACCTGGGAGACCTCGACTCCGTCGGGGAGTTCGCGTCGACGTACGACCAGGTGCACGGCGAGCGGCTCGATCTGCTCGTCAACAACGCCGGGGTGATGGCCCTGCCGCAGGGCCGTACCACCGACGGGTTCGAGACGCAGTTCGGGGTCAACCACCTGGGGCACTTCGCGCTCACCGGGCTGCTGCTCCCCGCGCTGCTGAACACCCCCGACGCACGCGTCGTGACCGTGTCGAGCATGATGCACGCGCTCTCCAACATCGACATCGACGACCTCGACAGCGAGCGGCCCTCCTACCGGCGCTGGGTCGCCTACGCCCGCTCCAAGACCGCCAACCTGCTCTTCACCCACGAACTGGCACGCCGGCTGGCCGCAACCGGCTCCGACGTCGTGGCGGCCGCGGCCCATCCCGGGTACGCCGCGACGAACCTGCAGACCGCCGGGCCCAGGATGGCCGGCCGCAAGGGGGCCGAGCGGTTCATGGAGATCGGCAACCGGGTCTTCGGGCAGAGCCCGCAGGCGGGGGCCCTGCCCACGCTGTACGCGGCCACCGCGCCCGGTGTGCGCCCCGACTCCTTCACGGGGCCCTCGTTCGCGATGTGGCGTGGCGCGCCGGCGGAGTCCTGGCGGACCGGCTGGACCCGCAACGACACAGCGGGCGAGCGGCTCTGGGACGTTTCCGAGCAGCTCACCGGAGTGTCGTACGACGCCCTGAAGGCCTGA
- the nirD gene encoding nitrite reductase small subunit NirD, whose product MTRPRNSHPPEVQLLLGADWLTICDLSALTPGRGVAALLPDGRQAAVFRDRTGRTYAIDNRDPFSGAAVLSRGLTGSHQGRPFVASPLLKQRFDLASGRCLDDETVTVTTYEVRTHRSSAHTI is encoded by the coding sequence ATGACCCGACCGCGGAACTCCCATCCCCCGGAGGTCCAACTCCTCCTGGGTGCGGACTGGTTGACCATCTGCGACCTGTCCGCCCTGACGCCCGGCCGGGGGGTGGCCGCACTGCTGCCGGACGGCCGTCAGGCCGCCGTCTTCCGTGACCGGACGGGCCGGACGTACGCCATCGACAACCGCGACCCGTTCAGCGGCGCGGCGGTCCTCTCCCGGGGTCTGACCGGCTCCCACCAGGGCCGGCCCTTCGTCGCCTCGCCGCTCCTCAAGCAGCGGTTCGACCTGGCGTCGGGACGGTGCCTGGACGACGAGACGGTGACCGTCACGACGTACGAGGTGCGGACCCACCGGAGCAGCGCGCACACCATTTAA
- a CDS encoding TetR/AcrR family transcriptional regulator, translated as MARTKEFDPDAALQSALELFWRRGYEATSMTDLVEHLGVGRASIYATFGNKHDLYLKALDRYQQARNPQLLRELSQPGPALPAVRAVVRRFATEATTGERRLSGCFVTNTATELAPHDTDAARRVEHNWDHLETLLHAALVRAEAQGELPAGRDPLALARMLLVLMQGLRVVGKASTDPARVQDAAEQALALLD; from the coding sequence ATGGCCAGGACCAAGGAGTTCGATCCGGACGCGGCGCTGCAGTCGGCCCTGGAGCTGTTCTGGCGCCGCGGCTACGAGGCGACGTCGATGACGGATCTCGTCGAGCACCTCGGCGTCGGGCGGGCCAGCATCTACGCGACCTTCGGCAACAAGCACGACCTGTACCTGAAGGCGCTGGACCGTTATCAGCAGGCGCGCAATCCGCAACTGCTGCGGGAGTTGTCCCAGCCGGGCCCCGCCCTGCCGGCCGTCCGTGCGGTGGTCCGCCGTTTCGCCACCGAGGCGACGACCGGCGAACGGCGCCTGAGCGGCTGCTTCGTCACCAACACGGCCACCGAACTGGCTCCGCACGACACGGACGCGGCCCGCCGGGTCGAGCACAACTGGGACCACCTCGAGACCCTGCTGCACGCGGCCCTGGTCCGCGCCGAGGCCCAGGGCGAACTGCCCGCCGGCCGCGACCCGCTGGCCCTCGCCCGCATGCTGCTGGTCCTGATGCAGGGGCTGCGGGTGGTGGGCAAGGCGTCCACCGATCCGGCCCGCGTGCAGGACGCCGCGGAGCAGGCACTGGCCCTGCTCGACTGA